The genomic DNA AACAGACCAACCAAGAAAGACAATTTATTGCAACAGCTCTCATAAATGTGTGATTTGGATTCATTGATTAGAGTGCACAGAGGACCAAAGAGTAGCATTCGTGAGAAGATATGTTATCACCGAACAGGCATCGGCGGATTCAATTTGTCACAACAATCTACATCCCCCTACCAGACAAGTCCTTATAAATTCGCTGCAAGTCGGACTATGGAACTGCAGGCTTCCAAAAATTTCTTTGGAGATCTAATTTAAATTGCGAAGTGGGATTATGGATGAGCTGCTTGTTGATTGTGGATTTCAATTTTCATTGGAACGCCTGCTCGCAATAGCCCTGTCTCATTATTAAGGATGCCAACAAATCGTACCGATTGGCTCAAGTCATCGATGGTTGAATCGACAAGCAGAATTTGCCCCTGATAGCTTGTGCGTTGGCCAATATTTTCAGCTAGCTTCGGCAGAGAAATACTCCCCGAGATCGGTGTTCCGGGCCGGACCTGCCAGGCTTTGTTGAGTGGAATGTATCCCTCGACGAGCATCTCTTCCATACTGACAATTTCTGCGATCACTTCCCCCGGTTGAACGTACTCGCCGACACGTTTATGGATTTCGACGATTTGTCCGGAAATAGGTGCGATAATACGGTAGGGCTTCAATTCCAGCAGGGCCAACTCCCGGTTTATTTGAGCAATTTGATGATGCTGCTGAGCCTGCTCTACCTGCAAATCGGAGCGTTCGGCTTTCAGGCGAAGCTGCTCGATCTCTGCCTGGGATCGAGCCCCTGGAATCTCTTCGTTAAGTTGAATGGCTCGTTGGTACTCTTTCTGGGAAAGTTCATTGGCTTTCACAGCGTAACGGAATTCGACATTGTTCGTGGCATTCTGCTGAGCGACTTGAAAATTGGCTTGAGCGATTTCTCCATCGAGCTGAATTAATAAGTCATCTTTCTGGACCAGATTTCCGAGTCGAATTTTCAGTTCAACGATACGAGCAGCACGCGTACTGGACACTTCAATATGGTCTCGAATTTTCAGCACACATCGGTCAATGACAATCGGACCTCGAACCTGTGCACTGACCGATCCGGTGAAAACGACGACTGCTAAAATGGCAATAATCAGTCTGGGAATCATGAAACCCCTCCGATTCGGCTTGAACACATGATTCATGCAAAACTCTTTTCCAGCAATGACTTATAGACAGAAATCTTTCAGAGTGAATCTACCTGTACAAGCATTGAAGAGTAAGAATTTTACTGAAAGTTGGTCAAGAGGAACCTGAATTCAGGCTGCTGAACAAATCTTGTGAGATTTCACTGAATCCGATACGATCCGGGAAAGATAAAGCACTTTATTATACAATGTGCCAGCGCATGAACAATTTATACGTCAAAACGCAATGTTTGCTCCGGCAGATCGCGGAACATTAATTTTCCGAATGTTCCAGAGGATACCAAGAAGCAATCCAAGAGGATCAGGGACGATCAATGCCGTCAGGGAGTGCAACATCGGAAACACTTTCCTTTGCTGGTCAGTTTGATCAGCTTTGGAAATGCGTGAATGAAGTTGACAACCAGACAGGACAGATTGATGAGCTCTGCCACAAATGGCTGGAAGCGGTTCATCAAACCATGCAGACCCCGGCCTGTATCTGGCTGGCAGAACATTCAAAGCAGGTGAAGTTATTCTCCGATATTGGCTTTAACTCAACACTTGAACTTGATGCCGCGAAAATATCCAAACTCATTCCAGGCTGGGTTCATCGGTCTTTTTCCGAATCTCAGGTGATCATCCAGAATTGCACAACTCTGGGAATGCCAGCAAGAACTTTTGTGCTGATTCCCCTGGCCAGTTCAACTCGGTCGATCGGAGTGTTGGGAATCCTGCTGGAGTGTACCGGAGACGAGGAGGAGGTCTCCGACTGGGAAAAACCACTGGCTCAACTGACGCTGCTTCTTTCCAACACTCTTCAGAGTATGGAACAACGGCATTACGCCGTTGATTATCGCCAGGTATTTCGGCAATTCTCGCTGTTTACTCAATCAATCCATTGTGAAACGAAATTGAAGCATGGGGCACGCAATCTCGTCGACCAGTGGCAACAATTCACTCAGGTCGATCGTGTCAGCTTGCTCTGCCCAAGATTCAGCCACCCTGAGCCAGTTGCGGTCAGCGGAGTGAATCGGGTGGATTGTCGCAGTCAACAGATGCGACAACTCGCCTTGATCGCTCGTTATTCTCAGCGTTCCGGGCAGGAAGTGATTTATGATCGTGAGAGTCGCGAATATCCTGAGCCGTTAAAAGATCATCTTGTCAAATATATAGAAGAGTCTCGATCGACGTTCCTCAAAATCATTCCGCTCAATGCCCCGAACATACGAGAGACTGGAAGTTCGACCAAGCGACATCCACCGAAGAGCCAACCGATTGGCATACTGGTTCTGGAGCGATTCAAAAATCAGTCTGCTCCCACTCGGTTGACGGAATTTCAGACGGATCTGGTCAGGCAATCGGAACTCGCACTGACGCATCTACAGGACCTGGATGGAATTTTCCTGAGGAGTTTGCGAAGACCACTCGGGCAAGCTTCACAGGCGATGCGATATTCCCGCTTACTTCGATATGGCATTGCTTTATTGCTGTTGGCGATGGCTGCATGGATGCTGACCTGTTTTTCGATGCCGCGAAAAGTCATGATGTCCGGAACGGTTGTGCCGGAGAAAACGGCGCAGGTTTACGCTCCCAGGGCATCAGTGATACGAAAAGTTCATGTCTCCAGTGGCCAACATGTTCAAGTCGGGCAGGTTTTACTCGAGCTGGAAGATACACTGCTCCAGGCTGAAATCAGTCAACTGGAAGATTTGATTGCTCAACAGAAAACAGAAACACAATCCTTCGAGAATGAACTTCTCCAAACGGGAACAGGCAATCGGATTGAAAGAATTCAGCTTCATGCGGAAATCGCCAGGGCCAAATTGCAGTTGGTTGCCTATCAACAGGAATTAGCGGTATTGGAGCACGAACAGAACAGATTAACGGTTATTGCCCCAATTGATGGAGTTGTTGCCGATTTTGAAGTGCAGAGTAAATTGGATCTCAAACCAGTTCAAATTGGAGAAAAACTGCTGGAAATCCTCGATGATCAGGGGACGATGAAAATTGAAGTGCTGATTCCAGAATCTCAATTGGGATACATCTATCTTCAGGACAAGAAGGTCTCTGCTGACCAAACTCTTCCTGCAGAAATCCGTTTTCTGGTGGAACCGGATAAAACTCATGCTGGTAAGTTACTTCGGCCCGAAGTTGCACGGATTGTCTACAAAAACCAAGAGCCTTTTCTGAAATGCACCGTATCACTTGATGATTTGACAGGGCAATCCTATTTGGGAGCGACAGTGAATGCTCAGGTGAAATGCTCACCCGCTCCTCTCGGCAGTATTCTCTTTGGTGATTTTTTTCATGGCCTGAAATCTCAATTCTGGTGGGAAACTTTTTAACACAATTCACGATCAGGCAGATTCATATTGTCGGAAACCTTGATCATCTGTTATAGCTGCGTACAGTATATCGTCTGGATTGAGGCATGAACGATCACGATTTGGTCTGCCTGAACGATGACCTGATCGCTCAATTCGCTGGGACTTCAAGGAAGAAGACTTGGACATTCAAAAATGAGGAAGTCTGAACAAATTCAAGTCCCTCCCAAGTTGATTGGGGTTTCATTACTGGCGATCTGGATTTTGGGGAATGTTGTCTACAATTTTTCTCAAATGGCAGGTCATGTCGGAGAAGATCAACTCTATGCTGACGAGCGCGTACCAGCCGAGAGCTACAAGATTGAAGGCTCCAACGATGTTCCAGCTGCTAAGGTTCATCTGGGTGATTTGAATCAATCCCCCGCAGAAGGAGTCGGTCATCCTTACCCAACTCCGCCCAATATTGCGAATGCGCAGTTGATGCGGCAATCTCGTGAGGAAGCCGAAGCGAAGAGCCACGGCTGTGTTGTCTGTCACAAGAATGCTCACGATCCCCATAAGCAACCCGGAAAGCCACTGGCGATTCAACTTGGGTGCACCGATTGCCATGGTGGCGATCCTTGTGCCACAACTCTTGAACAGGCACACGTTCCTTCCCGTTATCCGACTGTCTGGAATACGTCTGCAAATCCGGTTCGCAGTTATACGCTGTTGAATCACGAATCTCCTGAATTCATTCAATTTGTGAACCCGGGCGATTTACGAATCGCTCACTTGAGCTGCGGGACCGTTGGCTGTCATCCCAACGAAACACTTCAGGTTAAAAAAGGCATGATGACCCATGGCTGCATGCTGTGGGGAGCCGCTCTTTACAATAATGGTTCCGTCCCGAAGAAATGGCCAATGTATGGCGAGAGCTATTCGATGCACGGGGCTCCTCAGCGCCTGCAAACAGTCCCGCCACCCACCGCAGAAGAGACGGCTAAGAAGGGTGTACTCCCCTATCTGGATCCTCTGCCTCGGTTTCAAATTTCGCAGCCAGGGAATATTCTGAGAATCTTTGAACGGGGAGGACGTTTCCGCACAGAGACGGGAATTCCAGAAGTTCTGGAAGAGCCGGGGCGCCCTCGTGAAAGAATCAGCAACCGAGGGCTGGGCACATTAAACAGAACCGATCCTGTGTTCATCGGATTGCAAAAAACTCGCCTGTTGGATCCTACGCTCAATTTCCTGGGGACCAACGATCATCCCGGCGATTATCGATCGAGCGGTTGTACATCCTGTCACATGATATATGCCAACGATCGCTCGCCGATCCATTCGGGGCCTTATGCGAAGTACGGCAATCGAGGTTATGCAGCCGAAGAAGCAGACGATTTGATTGAGTCGGTTGACCCCATGATTCCCAAGTTTCAGTCCGGTCATCCGATCAGTCACAACTTCACACGCGCGATTCCCACGAGCCAGTGCATCGTCTGTCACATTCACCCCGGAACCACTGTGATGAACAGTTATCTGGGATATATGTGGTGGGACATGGAAACCGATGGCGAAAATATGTACCCGCGGGAACAGCACGATCCCACAGCCGAGCAGATCGTTCAGGCGGAAATGGCCGATCCGAACTCCGCCAGTGTGAAAGGCCTTTGGTCTAATCCGGAATTCCTGACGGAATTGACATCGCTGAATAAACATCTGGAAAAAACACAGTTCGCCGACTTCCACGGCCACGGTTGGGTATTTCGAGCTGTCTACAAAAAAGATCGTCAGGGAAATCTGCTCGACAAATTCGGAAATCGACTCGAACATGTCGAAAACGAAAACCTTCAGAAGGCGATGGCCATTCCATTGTATGTGAAGGAACTGGAACGCAAAAAGCCTTCACTCACCCTAGCTGAAGTCGAGGAAGCTGAACAGCAATTGCTGGATCTCCAGAAAGGAGTTCCGGTTCATATGCTGGATGTACATCTGGAAAAGGGGATGCACTGTGTGGATTGTCATTTCGTGCAGGATGTCCATGGCGATACCAAACTGTACGGAGAAGTTCGGGCAGCGATTGAAATTCAATGTATCGATTGTCACGGAACGGTTGACGATAAGGCTTTCAAGTTGATCAATAATCGCTGGCAGATGCGGACTTCTGGCCCGGCTGCTAAAGAAAGACAGGCACCCCAACCAGATGGTCGGGAACTTTCGGCGATGACCACACCATTCGGAAAACAGCGTTTCGAACTTCGAGGCGACAAACTGTATCAGAATTCCATGGTCGAAAAGGGACTCAGTTGGGAAGTGACTCAGGTATCGGACACGATTGATCCCAAGCATCCCAAATACAATGCGAATGCTGCCCTGGCGAAAACGATTCGCTTCGATGAACTGGGGAAATTCGAATGGGGTGACCTGCCGCAGGATCCTCTTAAATTGGCACACTGTAATCAAACGATGAGTTGCAGTTCGTGTCACAGCAGTTGGAACCCGAGTTGCTATGGTTGCCATCTCCCTCAAGAAGCTAATCGCAAAATGCCCGATTTGCATAACGAAGGAGATATCACTAAGAACTACGTGTCGTATGATTTCCAGACGTTACGCGACGATGTCTTTATGCTGGCACACGATGGGAATGTGACCGGGAACCGGATCAACCCTTCCCGGTCCTCCTGTGCGATTCATGTCACTTCGTATAACAACAATCGCGAAGCAATTTATACTCAGCAGCAGACAATTTCCGCAGAAGGTCTCAGCGGGATTTCCTTCAGCACGAATGTTCCTCATACTGTACGCGGTCGTGGAGAAACGAAAATGTGCACCGATTGTCATCTCTCTCAGGCGAATGATAACAATGCGATCATGTCGCAACTGCTCATGCAGGGAACCAACTACCTGAACTTTATTGGGCGTTTCTGCTGGGTTGGTTGTGGAGAACATGGATTTTACGCCGTCCCGGTGACCGAACGAGAAGCCCCGCAGGCTGTGATCGGTAGCCATCTGCATGAACTGGCATTCCGTGAGCATTACGAAGAGCATGAAGAGAACGATCATATTCTCGAACACGCACACGAACATCCGGGACGGGATATCAGTGAGGTCTTCCGCCCGTTCAAACAGCCAACCGTATTGACACTTCAGAAACGTGGCGAATACCTCTATGCTGCTTGCGGAAAAGCCGGCGTCCGTGTGTTTGATATTGCATTTATAGATCATAAAGGATTTTCGGAACGTGTGACGACTGCTCCCGTTTCGCCGATTGGTCAGAAGTTTTTCGTCCGTACCAAATACGCAACGTCCGTGTATGCCCCGGCTACAATTGCTCCCGATCCGACCCGCAAACATTATCCTGAAAACGATGAGCAGGAAGTTCCCGCACATTATGGATATCTGTTTGCGACCGACCTCTACGAGGGGCTCGTTTTCATCGGAGCAGGCACGTTACTCGATGGTGATCCTCTCAACAACTTCCTGGAAAAAGAACTCGCCTTCAACCCGGGTGGAGCACTCGATGGTGCCCAGTCCGTCAAGATTGTGGGGAACTACGCCTATGTCTGTTGCGATAAGGGCCTTGTTGTTGTTGATGTAACCGATCCCAAAAAACCTTGTATTGTGAATGCACTCGGTAAAGAATTTTTGAATCATCCTCATCAGATGGAAGTGGAATTCCGCTACGGTTTTGTCTGTGACGAAGAGGGATTGAAAGTCATTGACATTACCGATCCCTCATGTCCAATCCCAGTGACGGCTCTTGAATTTGAAGACTTACACAATGTGTATGTCGCAAGAAACTATGCCTATCTGGCTGCTGGTAAAGACGGCCTGATTATTGTCGATGTGACGAATCCGGAAAGTCCCAAAGTTGACCAGGTGTTTAATGCGGATGGTGAAATCTGCGATTTGCACGATGTGAAACTGGGGATCACTTACAACAGTGAGTTTGCGTATCTGGCTGATGGCAAAAATGGAATGCATGTGTTGCAACTGACATCTCCGCATGTCGATGGCAATGATGGATTCAGTGTGCGGCCAGAGCCGAAACTGATTGCCACTTATCACCTTCATGAAGGGGAGGCACTTTGCATTGCCGAAGGAATTGACCGGGATCGAGCGGTCGATGAATCGGGGAATCAGATTGCAGTTTTCGGGCGGGTTGGAGCACGACCATTTAATTATCAGCAACAGCGAAAGTTGTATATCAATCCGATTTCTCAAGAGCCATTCCGGGTCGAAACGTTCTCGCCGGATTATCGAATTGAGTTTCCCAATTTACGAGAAGATCTGCTGCGTCAACAAATAGAATCCTATTACGGAACGTCTCGACCACTCAGAGAATAATCTCGTGGACGACAGGCTGAGAGTAAAGTTTCACTACTTGATACTCACCCGTTGTTACTCACGCGCGGCTTTCCAGATCGACCAGGTTGAGCAGTTTTTCGCCTGACATGCGATGAGCCGCATCGTGAGGACAAGCGTAAACGCAGCTCGGTTGCTTACTGGATGTTTCCGTGCATAAGTCACAGATTGTAGCCTGAATTTTAATGACTGCCCTTCCATCGGCATCGGCTTCGATCGGTCCTTTGGATTGCCCTCCCCACCAGGATTTCTTCTCGGGCAGAGGCTGCATATTGATGTTCCCGTAGGGACAATGCTCTTCACACAAACCACAGCCAATACACCACGACTCGATTTTCATGTTGAAATCGGGTCCGCGATGAATCGCATCGACCGGACATCCCAACATACAGTAAGGATCTCGACAGGATCGGCAGGAACTCGTAACGAGATATTTGTCGAATCGAAGCCCCTCGCGGATTAAGCGGGTCGTTCCCAAGTGGGCATCAGAACAAGCCTTAGTACACTCATCACAGCGAGTGCATTTAAGCAGATCGATTACGAGCAGGTTCTGGGCATTGGCCAGTCCCTGATCCAGAAAATTCTTCATTGCCCCAATGTCCGTCGGCTGCATCACTCGAATTTTATCCAGGGTTTCCCGAGTGAGAGTCCTCATCGCCTGGGCGATCATGGGGTATTGAGTATAGATTTCCAGAAAGATCTCTTTAGGAATTCTTAATAACTCAACGTTATCCATCGCGACATAGGAAGCCTGATTCAATCCCCGTCCATATTGATCGACCGTATTCTGCTGGGTGTCGTTCAATGTGTCGTAACAGGAATCGATATCGACCAGCATTTCGAGATCGCCAAAATGATTCCCCGGTCCAAGATAACTTTCGACGTAGGTTTCTCCGCCAGCCGTTTTCTTTTCAATTCTTACGAATCCAATTCGCACCAGATTCAAAAAATTCGATTCGGCTCCTTCGCGGGTAATGATTTGGCCGGGACGGACCTTCGTCAATTCGACCTGATCTTTAAGAAGTCGCTCGATTCGTCGCATTTCCTGACCAGCCTCATCGAGTGATGAGAAGTATTCGATCTTTTTCAGATCGACCCCCATTGCTCGTTCCCGATACAGCTTTTCCAGCAACTCCCGGGAGGATCGGTCCCTCATCAGCATGAGTACGATATTTCGACGAATTTCAATGACCGAACATTCATCGTCCATCGCTTCGACCGTGAAGGCTCTCGGATAATTATTGAGACAACTGGCCTCGCCAAAGATATGATCGGCTTTTGTGACAACACTGACAAACGCATGATCCGGCAATATTTTCAGGCTATCTTTCGGAGGCGAACTGAAAGTCCCTCCATAAGTGAATGTGTTGTAAGTCTTTTGAGAATGACTTTCCGAAGAATCATCTTTCTCCATGTCAAACCGGAAACGTGTCATCAGGCTGAAGACCGAGCCTTCATGTTTTTTTAAGGTTTTCTGACGGGAAAGAGCAGAGATCTGAAAGCGTCCTTTTTCCATCAGGAATGCCGTCTGGCCGATCTCTCCTTCCCGGAAAATAACGTCTCCGCGTCGATACGTTTTCCTAGAAAATGAATGCTTGATAAACGAAAGATATTTTTGAGGAACGGTCTTGAGTAACGGATGAGCCTGAATTTCTTCAATGGTCATCTCACTGGAATTCGATTCCCGATCCATTTGAGGAATGTTCTGCTCATTGATGGTGAGCGCATCCGTCGGGCAGGAAATGGCGCATTCTCCACACTCGACACAGGACGAATCTCCCATCGGCTGATCGAGGTCAAAGCTGATTCGCGTTTGATATCCTGAGCCGGTTCGTCCGATTACATTATTATGTTTGACATCCGTGCAGCCACGAATACATCGATCACACATGATGCAGGCACCATGATCGACCTTGATCATGGAACTGGATGTATCTGTCGTTCTTGTCGCATGAGAACTGGAACGTGGAAAGCGTGGCAAGGAGGGAACATCCACCTGCCTTGCCAGCTTATAGAGTTCCGGCAACTGCTTATCTTCAGTCTGTAGGTGCCGCTGCGGATTAGCCTGATCGCACATCAATAACTCGACCGTCAGTTCTCCGAGCCTGCGAATTTGACTCCGGAACTTTTCATGGGGAGTTCTAGGCGTATGAATATTCAGATAGTCATCCAGTGTACGATGGCAGGAGGGGACAAGCGTCGAACGGGAACTGTAGATCACACTGCCATTTTCATCTCGTCTGGGCTCTCCCGATCGTTCCATCTCCGGCCCCTGCACAGCCACCATACAAACTCGGCACATCGCCACCGATTTGAGGTGTTGTTGATGGCACAGAATCGGGATCGGATTTTCATCGCCTGGCTGAGTACGATAATACTTATCGACAGCATCGTAAATTGTGGAATAACGATAGGTCACGTCCCCAGATTTGTCATAAACGGGGCTTCCATACGCATCAAGTGCCATCACTGTTCGAGGAAATTCAAAGGGATTTCCATCGATGATCAAATTGAGTAGGTCGTCCTGCTTGGCAGCATCGGCAGGCGAGAGAGTGACAATTTGCCCTTCAACGGTATATTCCTGAAGTTCATATTCGCGTCTGGCGAATGATGGACTCTGTTTTTCGGAGAGATCTGCCATGAATAGCCCGCTTCTTTCAATGAAGTACTCTATTGGATCAAAGTACTATGTACTACATGCTCTAACGACTCTTGGCGACTTCCCATGTTTCCGGGAAAAATTCTTTCAACGACAATAGGGGATTGAAAGCCACTTGACCTAATCCGCAGATGGACGATTCCTGCATCAATTCGATTAAATCCTGGAAGTAATCTGGGATCTGTAGTTTCCCCTCATTCAAGGGGCGCGAAGCAATCTGGACGAGTTTCTCTGATCCAAGCCGACAGGGAACACACTTTCCACACGATTCATTGCGGTAAAATTCCGTGCAGGATTTGACCAAACTAACCAGATCGGTCTGCTCTCCTATAAACAGATGAGCGGCTCCCAGGTTGAAACGTCCACGTAACTGAAATCGAAAGAAGTTGTTGTCCAGCGGCAGATTCAGCAGATCGAATTCATTCTCTCCCTCAGGGATGTTTTCTTTGACAAAATTCTCAGGAAGTTGATCGCGTGAAAACTTTCGAGGTAAGAATCCTCCGGAAGGGCCGGAGACTCCGAAGGCCTGCAGTTGCTGTTTGTTACGCATCCCCCCGACAATTTCGAGCAAATCACCCACTGTCGAACCCAATGGAACCTCATAAACGCCGGGCCGATTGATATCTCCACTAAGCGAGACGAATCGCTTCCCTTGGCAATCGTTCACGCCCAGTTTTTGATACCACTCTGGACCGTTATTGAAAATAGCCGGGACCCAGGCAAAGGTTTCCACATTGTTGACGAGTGTCGGAAAATTTCGGTATCCCTGAATTTCCAGATCGGGTGGTCGCTGACGAGGTTGAGCGCGTTTATCTTCCATTGCCTCAATCATTGCAGTCTGTTCGCCGCAAATGTAATTGCCCGGACTGACAAAGACTTCCACTTCACAATTCAATCCGGTTTTGAGAAGATTCCTTCCGCACAAACCCTGAGCCTTTGCATCATCAATGCATTTTTGAAAGGCTTCGATTTGTGATTCATATTCGTGCCTGATGTAAATGTAGGCACGCTCTGCTCCAATGATGAGAGCCGCAGTAATCATACCTTCGAGAACCAGATGGGGAGATCTCAGGAGAAGTTCCCGATCCTTAAACGTTCCCGGCTCACTTTCATCGGCATTGCAAACGACATATCGGACCGCTCGGTTTTCCTGCTCAGCGTATTTCTTAACGGTCCGCCATTTCTTGGCAGTCCTGGCTCCAGGACCTCCCTTACCAACCAGACTGGAATCTTCGAGAGACTTCAAAACCGATTCTCCGAAGGCTATACGATCCGTCGCCTTGAGAAATTGTTTGAGCAACTCGTATTTCGTCTGCTTCTGATAACAGTCGATATCCCAGTCATCTGGAATCTCCTGATCAACTGGTTTCCCATGCGTGGTTCCCGATTTCAGGATTGAGCGAATGGAGGTCACACAATGACTCAAATTGCTGTCTGGTGTAATATGATGATTGAGACTGACTGCGACAGGACCATCGCAATAGCCCATGCAGGATTTTCCGGAAATGGATACCTGCCCCTGCTCAATCTCTTCTGCAAATTCATTCTTGAGGTCTTGAATCAACTCCTGGCTTTTGTGCATATGACAGGTAAAGTCACGGCAGACCTGTACTTCGACCTTTGGTGGGGGAGTGAGCCGAAAACTGTTGTAGAAACTGATCAATTCCTGAAGACGATACAGTGGCGTTGCTGTTCGTTCAGAAATTTCCTGAAGAACTTCTGCAGAAAGAAAGCCTCCGTTTTCTTTTTGTCGTTTGATTAAATTCTGCACAAGACTCATAAATACACTGCCTGTCAGGGCCTGGATCGAATAATAAAATGGGAACAGAAGTAACGATAGAACTTAATTCGAGTTTGTCTCAATTACTGATTGTGTCATTCAATCATCAATCAGACGGTCCCTTAAAATTCAAGAACTCTTCGATGGTTCGGAAATGATTGGAAAATTCAGATTCATATTTTTGATGGAATTGATCGGCCTGATGGAACGAATGGCAGAGGACACACGCATCGCTCGCTCCCATTTTTACATGGTTCCCTGATGCTTTCCGCTGTTCTGGAGAGTTCGAGTGACATTTCACACAGACATCCATCCCCGGAATCATGACTACGTGATTGTCGAATGTCGCAGGTGTGTCGACAAGTTCCGCATAAGTCGCATGGGAATCCTGCAGTTCGACTTCAGAATGACAGCTTTCGCAGGAAACCATCCGATGGGCATGATGATGAAACTTTGCTTTCTTGTACCAGTGTTGCGGAATGTTTGAGGGGCTGATTTCGATCTGTCCATTCCCTGGCATTGAATCGATTTGGCTAAGACTCATCGCCTCCTCGAAAGACAGGACCTGTCTCTTCTGACCATCCTCCAGAGTCGCCGTGTAATAGTGACACTTCGTGCAATTCGCGCCTAATCCTGTCAATTGCTCCATGGCTTTCTGGCTCAAATATCGCAAGGTTTCCAGTGAATCTTCTTTTTCTTCCTGAGACTCAGTTTGCTCAGAGTCTCGATTCGAATTCGGCTGAATGAAATCTGGTAGTGGCTGAGCCTCACTTTTCCCCGGCATCTT from Rubinisphaera italica includes the following:
- a CDS encoding efflux RND transporter periplasmic adaptor subunit produces the protein MIPRLIIAILAVVVFTGSVSAQVRGPIVIDRCVLKIRDHIEVSSTRAARIVELKIRLGNLVQKDDLLIQLDGEIAQANFQVAQQNATNNVEFRYAVKANELSQKEYQRAIQLNEEIPGARSQAEIEQLRLKAERSDLQVEQAQQHHQIAQINRELALLELKPYRIIAPISGQIVEIHKRVGEYVQPGEVIAEIVSMEEMLVEGYIPLNKAWQVRPGTPISGSISLPKLAENIGQRTSYQGQILLVDSTIDDLSQSVRFVGILNNETGLLRAGVPMKIEIHNQQAAHP
- a CDS encoding efflux RND transporter periplasmic adaptor subunit, with amino-acid sequence MPSGSATSETLSFAGQFDQLWKCVNEVDNQTGQIDELCHKWLEAVHQTMQTPACIWLAEHSKQVKLFSDIGFNSTLELDAAKISKLIPGWVHRSFSESQVIIQNCTTLGMPARTFVLIPLASSTRSIGVLGILLECTGDEEEVSDWEKPLAQLTLLLSNTLQSMEQRHYAVDYRQVFRQFSLFTQSIHCETKLKHGARNLVDQWQQFTQVDRVSLLCPRFSHPEPVAVSGVNRVDCRSQQMRQLALIARYSQRSGQEVIYDRESREYPEPLKDHLVKYIEESRSTFLKIIPLNAPNIRETGSSTKRHPPKSQPIGILVLERFKNQSAPTRLTEFQTDLVRQSELALTHLQDLDGIFLRSLRRPLGQASQAMRYSRLLRYGIALLLLAMAAWMLTCFSMPRKVMMSGTVVPEKTAQVYAPRASVIRKVHVSSGQHVQVGQVLLELEDTLLQAEISQLEDLIAQQKTETQSFENELLQTGTGNRIERIQLHAEIARAKLQLVAYQQELAVLEHEQNRLTVIAPIDGVVADFEVQSKLDLKPVQIGEKLLEILDDQGTMKIEVLIPESQLGYIYLQDKKVSADQTLPAEIRFLVEPDKTHAGKLLRPEVARIVYKNQEPFLKCTVSLDDLTGQSYLGATVNAQVKCSPAPLGSILFGDFFHGLKSQFWWETF
- a CDS encoding cyclic nucleotide-binding domain-containing protein, which gives rise to MADLSEKQSPSFARREYELQEYTVEGQIVTLSPADAAKQDDLLNLIIDGNPFEFPRTVMALDAYGSPVYDKSGDVTYRYSTIYDAVDKYYRTQPGDENPIPILCHQQHLKSVAMCRVCMVAVQGPEMERSGEPRRDENGSVIYSSRSTLVPSCHRTLDDYLNIHTPRTPHEKFRSQIRRLGELTVELLMCDQANPQRHLQTEDKQLPELYKLARQVDVPSLPRFPRSSSHATRTTDTSSSMIKVDHGACIMCDRCIRGCTDVKHNNVIGRTGSGYQTRISFDLDQPMGDSSCVECGECAISCPTDALTINEQNIPQMDRESNSSEMTIEEIQAHPLLKTVPQKYLSFIKHSFSRKTYRRGDVIFREGEIGQTAFLMEKGRFQISALSRQKTLKKHEGSVFSLMTRFRFDMEKDDSSESHSQKTYNTFTYGGTFSSPPKDSLKILPDHAFVSVVTKADHIFGEASCLNNYPRAFTVEAMDDECSVIEIRRNIVLMLMRDRSSRELLEKLYRERAMGVDLKKIEYFSSLDEAGQEMRRIERLLKDQVELTKVRPGQIITREGAESNFLNLVRIGFVRIEKKTAGGETYVESYLGPGNHFGDLEMLVDIDSCYDTLNDTQQNTVDQYGRGLNQASYVAMDNVELLRIPKEIFLEIYTQYPMIAQAMRTLTRETLDKIRVMQPTDIGAMKNFLDQGLANAQNLLVIDLLKCTRCDECTKACSDAHLGTTRLIREGLRFDKYLVTSSCRSCRDPYCMLGCPVDAIHRGPDFNMKIESWCIGCGLCEEHCPYGNINMQPLPEKKSWWGGQSKGPIEADADGRAVIKIQATICDLCTETSSKQPSCVYACPHDAAHRMSGEKLLNLVDLESRA
- a CDS encoding NADH-ubiquinone oxidoreductase-F iron-sulfur binding region domain-containing protein; this encodes MSLVQNLIKRQKENGGFLSAEVLQEISERTATPLYRLQELISFYNSFRLTPPPKVEVQVCRDFTCHMHKSQELIQDLKNEFAEEIEQGQVSISGKSCMGYCDGPVAVSLNHHITPDSNLSHCVTSIRSILKSGTTHGKPVDQEIPDDWDIDCYQKQTKYELLKQFLKATDRIAFGESVLKSLEDSSLVGKGGPGARTAKKWRTVKKYAEQENRAVRYVVCNADESEPGTFKDRELLLRSPHLVLEGMITAALIIGAERAYIYIRHEYESQIEAFQKCIDDAKAQGLCGRNLLKTGLNCEVEVFVSPGNYICGEQTAMIEAMEDKRAQPRQRPPDLEIQGYRNFPTLVNNVETFAWVPAIFNNGPEWYQKLGVNDCQGKRFVSLSGDINRPGVYEVPLGSTVGDLLEIVGGMRNKQQLQAFGVSGPSGGFLPRKFSRDQLPENFVKENIPEGENEFDLLNLPLDNNFFRFQLRGRFNLGAAHLFIGEQTDLVSLVKSCTEFYRNESCGKCVPCRLGSEKLVQIASRPLNEGKLQIPDYFQDLIELMQESSICGLGQVAFNPLLSLKEFFPETWEVAKSR